From one Pagrus major chromosome 21, Pma_NU_1.0 genomic stretch:
- the LOC141016486 gene encoding myosin-7: MGDAIMAEFGPAAPYLRKSDKERLEAQTCTFDMKKECCQSTTRKCGESGAGKTVNTKRVIQYFASIAAAPTGKKDPAAEKKGTLEDQIIQANPALEAFGNAKTIRNDNSSRFGKFIRIHFDNRGKLASADIETYLLEKSRVTYQLKAERDYHIFYQILSQQKPELLEMLLITNNPYDYGFISQGQTTVASINDSEELMATDDAFDVLGFTQEEKNSIYKLTGAIMHHGNMKFKQKQREEQAKADGTEGLY; this comes from the exons ATGGGTGATGCCATCATGGCAGAGTTTGGGCCCGCTGCTCCTTATCTTAGGAAGTCAGATAAGGAGCGTTTAGAAGCACAAACTTGTACATTTGACATGAAGAAGGAGTGCTGCCAGTCTACAACCAGGAAGTG TGGAGAATCCGGTGCTGGAAAGACTGTCAACACCAAGCGTGTCATTCAGTACTTTGCCAGTATCGCAGCTGCCCCAACCGGAAAGAAAGATCCAGCTGCTGAGAAGAAG GGTACCCTGGAGGATCAAATCATTCAGGCTAACCCTGCTCTGGAGGCCTTTGGCAATGCCAAGACCATCAGGAATGACAACTCCTCCAGATTT GGTAAATTTATCCGCATTCATTTTGATAACCGAGGAAAGCTGGCCTCTGCTGATATTGAAACTT ACCTTTTGGAAAAGTCTCGTGTGACTTACCAGCTCAAAGCTGAGAGGGACTACCACATTTTTTACCAGATCTTGTCTCAGCAAAAGCCTGAGCTTCTGG AAATGTTGCTTATCACCAACAACCCCTATGACTACGGCTTCATCTCCCAAGGACAGACAACAGTAGCCTCCATCAATGATTCTGAAGAGCTGATGGCCACTGAT GATGCCTTTGATGTTCTTGGCTTCACTCAAGAGGAGAAGAATAGCATTTACAAGCTGACTGGTGCCATCATGCATCATGGTAACATGAAGTTTAAGCAGAAGCAGCGAGAGGAGCAAGCAAAGGCAGATGGCACTGAAG GCCTGTATTGA